In Chloroflexota bacterium, the genomic window CGTCAACAATCAGTATGCGTGTCACAGCTATTGCTTTCGTGTAATTCTTTTTCCAAGCGATGAAAGCTTGAGTTTTACAAGTATAGCTTAAAACTGTTAGCCTGGTGTTAGGTTCTTAATCAAACCTTAAACTGGCAGCGCATCAATTTTAACCATCATTTTGCAATAGATTACTAGAATTAAGCCTAGATGAGAGATAATACCCATTTTTCACCGTTAAGCCTGATCATATCATTTATATTATTGTTGTTTCTGGGTGTGCTATTTATGTGGCAGGGTAATTTAATGTTTTCTCCGGGCGCGGTCAGCGCGAAATCACAGCCTGATGTGGTGTTGGGTGGTTTTCGGACGCACGCAGAGTTTGAGCGCGAGTGTCAGCTATGCCATCTGCCGCTTAAAACCCGTCAGTTTGAGCTTTGCATGGAGTGCCACACCAATATTGGCGAGCAGCTTGCCCAGGCTCAAGGCACACATGCCAGAATCGACACTGCTGAAGATTGCGCGAACTGTCATGGCGAACATCGTGGCCGTGAGTTTGATCCAACGCAAAACGCGCTCATGCACTTTAACCACACGCAGACCAATTTCAGCCTGGATTGGCATCAATTTGATTATGATGCTGTGCTGTTGGAATGTAGCGCGTGCCATCCAATGGGTAGCGATTTTCGCTTTTTGCACGAAACTTGTCTGGAATGTCACGCCAACCATGCTCCAGATTTTATGCGCGAGCATGAAATCGATTTTGGGCCTGATTGTTTGGCCTGCCATGATGGCAAAGATTCCATGACAGGCTTCAATCACCGCGCGACCAATTTGCCGCTCGATGGGCAGCACGCACAGATTCGTTGTGCGGCCTGCCATGTTGCTGGACAGTTCACCGATGTGTCTGCTGAATGCGCGGCCTGCCATGTTGAACCAGACGCGCACCGCGGCCTGTTTGATGCCGATTGCTCAGGCTGTCATACTACGCTGTCTTGGAACCCCGCGATTATTGATGGCGAACCTTTTGACCATGCATTAAATACTTCGTTTAGTCTCAATCTTCACCGCGAAAATTTAGATGGCAGCGTCCTGACATGCCAGGGTTGCCATCCGCAAGGCGTGGAAGATTTTTCTCTGGATACCTGCACGCAATGTCATGCTCAACAGGATGTGGTTTTTATGAACGAACATCAAAACCTGTTTGGTAATGCTTGCCTCGAGTGTCACGATGGAGTAGACCGCTACAGCAATTTTGACCATAATCAGCATTTTATGCTGGACGGGCAACATGCCAACGCGGATTGCCAGCAATGCCACGAAAACCAGAATTTCCGTGAAACGCCATCCGAATGTGCCCAATGCCACGCGGAACCCGACATACATGCCGGTTGGTTTGGGTTGCAATGCCAGAACTGCCACACCAGCGTCGCATGGACGCCCGCGCGCATGACCCGGCATAATTTCCCGCTGGAGCATGGTGCGGAGCAGCCATTGGCCTGTGAAGTTTGCCATACAGCCGCTTACACAGCATACACTTGTTACGAATGTCACGATCACCAATCCGCTGCGATTACTGAAACCCATGCAAAAGAAGGTATCACAGCCCCGGAACTTAATGCCTGCTTCGATTGCCATCCCGCGGGTACGAAAACAGAATAATGGATTGACGAGGCGACCCAATGCGAAAAATTTTGGTAATTAGCATATTACTGGTAAGTTTGTTAGTGACTCTGGGAACGACGGCAGGCGTGGCCCTGGCCGAGGCGGGGCCGTTTTCTCCAGGGGATGTCCTTTTCCCGATGCAGCACTACGTAGAGCAGCAGGCATTCTTTCGCCCTACTGCCGATCAGCGTGCCATCTGGTTTATCGATTTGCTGGAACGCCGCCTGGCCGATGTGGAAGCACAGGCTGGAACCCCTCAACAAGCTGTGGCCGTGCAATACTTTGGTGATTCGGTCACACAAGTTGCCCGGTTTACTGCCCGCACAACTTCGAGTGGTTTCCAGGCTCTCCAACCGCGTTTGCTCTCGTTACTGGAACAATCGGAACGGGTGGTAGCTAATCTGACGCCTGTCTCCGTTGAAGAGCAATCTGCTCTCTTTGCCGCGTATGCCAAAGTGCGTACGTTCCAAACCCTGATCGCCGATTCCACGTTCAGTGATGAAGATTTTAATCAGATTATCAGCTTGAATCCCGCGGGGCCACAAAATCAAGGCCAGGCGAATTCTCTATCTGGTGCAGACAATCAGGCGCTTGACCCAATGGCTGTGCCTTTCCCCGCGGGTAGCCCTGGCGATGAACATGCCTTCTTCCCGCTTGAGGGCGCCCATGCGGTAACAGATTGCGAGGCTTGCCATACCAATGGTAATTACCAGGGTACAGCAGCAACTTGTGAAGCCTGCCATGCGGATGTGACACCTCCAGATCATTATCTGGGTGATTGTGCTGGCTGCCATACTCCCACTAACTGGCAAGACGCAATTTTTGATCATACTGTTGCGGGCGCTACCGATTGCGCCAGTTGTCATAGTGCAGAGGCACCTGCCAATCATTACCCCGGCCAGTGTTCCAATTGCCACAGCACCAGCGGCGGCTGGGGGAATGTTTCATTCAATCATGCCGGTTTTACAGATTGTCAGACATGCCACAGCGCTCCGGCCAATCATTACCCCGGTCAGTGTTCCAATTGCCACAACCCAGATATAGCCTGGAGCAATGCGACCTTCAACCATGCCGGTTTTACCGATTGTCAGTCGTGTCACAGCGCTCCGGCCAATCATTACCCCGGTCAGTGTTCAAGTTGCCACAACCCCAATACGGCCTGGAGCAATGCGACCTTCAATCATGCCGGTTTTACCGATTGTCAGTCGTGTCACAGCGCGCCCGCCAATCACTATGGCGGTGCGTGTTCAAGCTGCCACAACCCCAATACGGCCTGGAGCAATGCAACTTTCAACCATGCCGGTTTTACCGATTGTCAGTCGTGCCACAGCGCGCCTGCCAACCACTATGGAGGTGCATGTTCGAGCTGCCACAACCCCAATACCGCCTGGCGTAATGCATCGTTCAGCCATGCCGGTTTTACGGATTGTCAGTCGTGCCATACACCTCCAGGTGGGCACTACGGTGGACAATGTTCCCAGTGTCATAATAGTAATAATTGGAACTTCAATCACTCTGGCGCTTCGGATTGCCGGGCTTGCCACAGTGCGCCGGGCCACGACCATCCTTCCACCAGCGCCCAATGCTCTCAGTGTCATAACACCAGCGATTGGGATGATGCTGAGGGTGACGATCATGACGGTGGTGACGATCATGACGGTGGTGGCGATAGTCATGACGGCGATGACGATGATGATTAGTAGTTTTTCTGCATGTCGTCCCAGAATTGAAGAAATCTGTTATAAACTAAATGCGCTATAACATTGACTGGAAATGAGGATGTGCGACAAAAGTAGCACATCCTCATCTTCAGTTTTTTCTGCACTTATAGATGTCTCAAAAATTAGAAAAGGAAAGCAGATTGAGACTTAAAGGTTTGTTTCATCACGAGAGTACGCGTCATCAGGCTTTGGCCAAAGGCTATGTTGTCCCTGAAACGGCGCGCTGTGTGCAATGCGGCATCTGCTCGTTTCACTGCCCAATTGAAATTAATGTGCGCCTGCATGCCTGGCTGGGCGAGCCGGTTAAAGATCGCCACTGCCTGACCTGTGGCGAATGTGTGGCACGTTGCCCGCGTGGTGTGTTGAGTTTTGAAGTCACGCGCTTTTTTGACGAAAGGGGCAACGCATGACCCAACGCTTTGTCATCATTGGTACGGGTGTCGCAGGGATCGCCGCAGCCCAGGCTATTCGCCAGAAATTACCACAAGCCTCCATCACGTTGATCGGCAACGAGCCAGACTTGTATTACTCACGTCCCGGCCTGGCCTATTACCTGACTAAAGAACTCCCCGAAACTGGCCTGTTTCCAATTCAGCGCGACGAATTAAAAAAACTCAATATTGGCATTGTGCATGGCCGCGCTGCTCAAATTGACCCGGATGCACATCGGATTCAACTTGCCAACGGGCAAAACCTACCCTATGATCGTTTACTCATCGCCACGGGTGCCAGTGCGGCCTGGCCGAAACTCCCCGGGAACGATCTGGAAGGTGTGGTCAAGCTGGATAATTTACCCGATACCCGCCATATTATCAAATTGGCACGCAAAGCGCGTTCGGCAGTCGTCATCGGTGGTGGCATTACAGCCCTGGAGATCGTGGAAGGGCTGGCTGCCCGCAAGGTGAGTGTGCACTACTTCTTGCGCCGCGCACGCTACTGGAGTAATGTGTTGGACGAGGAAGAATCGCATATTATAGAAGATCGCTTGCGTGAAGAAGGTGTGCAAATTCACTATCACACCGAGGCCACGCAGATCATCGGCAAGCGCGGCCGCGTTGTGGGTGTGCTCACGCAAGATGGCCGCAAAATTCCCTGTCAGATCGTAGCCATCGCCGTGGGCATCCGCCCGCGCATTGAACTGGCTGCCGCCATTGGGCTGCGCGTGGAACGCGGTATTCTCGTCAATCAATTCCTGCAAACCAGCCAACCCGATATTTACACGGCG contains:
- a CDS encoding 4Fe-4S dicluster domain-containing protein translates to MRLKGLFHHESTRHQALAKGYVVPETARCVQCGICSFHCPIEINVRLHAWLGEPVKDRHCLTCGECVARCPRGVLSFEVTRFFDERGNA
- a CDS encoding NAD(P)/FAD-dependent oxidoreductase, giving the protein MTQRFVIIGTGVAGIAAAQAIRQKLPQASITLIGNEPDLYYSRPGLAYYLTKELPETGLFPIQRDELKKLNIGIVHGRAAQIDPDAHRIQLANGQNLPYDRLLIATGASAAWPKLPGNDLEGVVKLDNLPDTRHIIKLARKARSAVVIGGGITALEIVEGLAARKVSVHYFLRRARYWSNVLDEEESHIIEDRLREEGVQIHYHTEATQIIGKRGRVVGVLTQDGRKIPCQIVAIAVGIRPRIELAAAIGLRVERGILVNQFLQTSQPDIYTAGDVAQVFDPLTGRYNIDSLWGPARQQGHIAGLNMAGGQILYQKSAPFNVTRLAGLTTTIIGAVGSGEDDDLIGIARGDSETWRQLPAAIAAQKGFDVNRMRVMVGSQYLIGAVVIGDQTLSRPLQHLIANKADITAIRDDLLNPQANLSETLLDFWTIWRKDHATQ